A window from Lytechinus pictus isolate F3 Inbred chromosome 9, Lp3.0, whole genome shotgun sequence encodes these proteins:
- the LOC135155448 gene encoding uncharacterized protein LOC135155448: protein MVRIVVSHLMEKYGNKPSAEQKVGMAISMIQQFPALKDVEGPGYEAWYTPAVEGEHAKGFIEERLKNVRKRMPKQGWTSLEPSSSSEENQKEPSTKEKKKKKRTKI, encoded by the exons ATGGTGAGAATAGTTGTATCCCACCTCATGGAGAAATATGGAAACAA ACCATCTGCTGAACAGAAGGTGGGCATGGCAATATCCATGATTCAACAATTTCCAGCACTGAAAGATGTTGAAGGACCTGGTTAT GAAGCATGGTATACACCAGCAGTAGAGGGTGAACATGCAAAGGGCTTCATCGAAGAAAGGTTGAAAAATGTGAGAAAGAGAATGCCAAAGCAAGGGTGGACATCTTTGGAACCTTCAAGTTCAAGTGAGGAGAACCAGAAAGAACCATcaaccaaggaaaaaaaaaaaaaaaaaagaactaaaaTCTAA